A window of Cucurbita pepo subsp. pepo cultivar mu-cu-16 unplaced genomic scaffold, ASM280686v2 Cp4.1_scaffold000358, whole genome shotgun sequence genomic DNA:
TGAATTTCGTCACTCATCGTTCGAGGAAGCGGATAGTGTCGAGAATTTCCTTTAGGAAGGACATGTCATATTCAATCTTAGTGAATCGCTCGACTTGCGACTTAACCAACTATTTTAGTGTCGACATTGTTTCGGTCTTCTGATGAGACTAGAAGTTAATGAAACTCTGATATCACTTGTCACAATTGCATTTTTCTTGCAACAGACTAGTGATCGTGTAGACTTTGCTCTAACCCAGCGAACAAGCCAAACGTGTAAAATCGAATTTCACGAACAACGTTAGTGTATAATCGAGCCTCAAACCATGCTTTGAGagaaaaagttttagaaaacgtggtCGAGGAAAATCATTGAAAACATGTTGGAAACAAGCATTGTGAAAGTCAATTGCATTGAACCCATGTAGACAGGTAGACAAGAGAGATTATAAAGGCGAGGAGAGGTTTGATGACTACTTGGTCCCCTGTAGTACATCTTGAGACAATTCAAGCCTGACACAGACCCAAACATGATTTCGCCCAaccatcaaacaaacaaaaaaaaatataatagtaaAACAATGCAAcatgaaatcaaataaaggATAGGCATACAACTATAGACAACAGCCCTTGAACTGGGAGGGCTTACACTctattttttcaacttttgtagaaaaaaaaaaaaaatatatggtaCTATGTTTCCAAACCTGTCTCGTTTCATCCCAAAAACATTACTAAAATATTCGAAGTTCGTTTACACAACGAAGAATCATGGCATCTGTTCCAATCCAACCTCATTTGAATCAATTAGTTCTATCAGTGCTCGAAAAATGCAGCCATCTCAATCAGCTCAAGCAGCTCCAAGGCTTTCTCATTTCTCTCGGTCACTCACAAACCCAGTTCTACGCCTTCAAGCTCGTTCGCTTCTGTAACCTTACTCTTACTGATTTATGTTATTCTCGCTTCATTTTTGATCATCTATCTTCCCCAAATGTCTATCTCTATACTGCAATGATCACTGCTTATGCCTCGGAGTCCGATTCTAAAGCCGCGTTTCTTTTGTACCGTAATATGGTCCGCCGAGGAGATCCTCTACCcaaccattttatttatccCCATGTACTGAAGTCGTGCCCTGAGCTTTTGGAGTCCAATGGCACGAAAATGGTTCATACCCAGGTTCTGAAATCTGGATTTGGTGGATACCCAGTTGTCCAAACGGCCATTGTTGATGCCTATTCGAGATTCCGTACGGATATTGGAATTGCCCGACAGGTGTTCGACGAAATGCTTGAGAGAAGTGTAGTGTCTTGGACGGCTATGGTTTCGGGGTATGCGAGGCTTGGGGACATTGATAATGCAATGGCTTTGTTTGAGAGTATGCCTGAGAGGGATATCCCTGCTTGGAATGCTCTTATTGCTGGATGTGCTCAAAATGGATTCTTCAGTGAAGCAATTGGGTTGTTCAAAAGAATGGTATCATTGGCTTTGGAGGGTAATAAGGAGCGTGAAACCAAGCCGAATAAGGTCACAGTTGCATCTGCACTATCCGCTTGTGGACATACTGGTATGCTTCATCTTGGTAAGTGGATTCATGGttatgttttcaaaacttaTCTTGGTCAAGATTCATTTATCTCAAATGCTCTG
This region includes:
- the LOC111785070 gene encoding pentatricopeptide repeat-containing protein At1g33350-like; protein product: MASVPIQPHLNQLVLSVLEKCSHLNQLKQLQGFLISLGHSQTQFYAFKLVRFCNLTLTDLCYSRFIFDHLSSPNVYLYTAMITAYASESDSKAAFLLYRNMVRRGDPLPNHFIYPHVLKSCPELLESNGTKMVHTQVLKSGFGGYPVVQTAIVDAYSRFRTDIGIARQVFDEMLERSVVSWTAMVSGYARLGDIDNAMALFESMPERDIPAWNALIAGCAQNGFFSEAIGLFKRMVSLALEGNKERETKPNKVTVASALSACGHTGMLHLGKWIHGYVFKTYLGQDSFISNALLDMYGKCGNLKVARRVFDMITLKSLTSWNSLINCLALHGHSGSAIDLFLELVQCEDGVKPDGVTFVGVLNACTHGGLVEKGYSYFKMMRQDYDIEPQIEHFGCLIDLLGRAGRFEEAMEVVKGMNIEPDEVVWGSLLNGCKIHGRLDLAEYSVKKLIEMDPENGGYRIMLANIYAELENWDEVRRVRKLLKEQNAYKIPGCSWIEVDNQVYQFYSFDMSHPNAEQIYKTLESMIIFM